The Chlorocebus sabaeus isolate Y175 chromosome 16, mChlSab1.0.hap1, whole genome shotgun sequence genome window below encodes:
- the STRADA gene encoding STE20-related kinase adapter protein alpha isoform X4 — protein MSFLTNDASSESIASFSKQEVMSSFLPEGGCYELLTVIGKGFEDLMTVNLARYKPTGEYVTVRRINLEACSNEMVTFLQGELHVSKLFNHPNIVPYRATFIADNELWVVTSFMAYGSAKDLICTHFMDGMNELAIAYILQGVLKALDYIHHMGYVHRSVKASHILISVDGKVYLSGLRSNLSMISHGQRQRVVHDFPKYSVKVLPWLSPEVLQQNLQGYDAKSDIYSVGITACELANGHVPFKDMPATQMLLEKLNGTVPCLLDTSTIPAEELTMSPSRSVANSGLSDSLTTSTPRPSNGDSPSHPYHRTFSPYFHHFVEQCLQRNPDARPSASTLLNHSFFKQIKRRASEALPELLRPVTPITNFESSQSQDHSGIFGLVTNLEELEVDDWEF, from the exons accaATGATGCGAGCTCAGAGTCAATAGCATCCTTCTCTAAACAGGAGGTCATGAGTAGCTTTCTGCCAGAGGGAGGGTGTTACGAGCTGCTCACTGTGATAG GCAAAGGATTTGAGGACCTGATGACTGTGAATCTAGCGAGGTACAAACCAACGGGAGAGTATGTGACTGTACGGAGGATTAACCTAGAAGCTTGTTCCAATGAGATGGTAACATTCTTGCAG GGTGAGCTGCATGTCTCCAAACTCTTCAACCATCCTAATATTGTGCCATATCGAGCCACTTTTATTGCAGACAATGAGCTGTGGGTTGTCACATCATTCATGGCATATG GTTCTGCAAAGGATCTCATCTGTACACACTTCATGGATGGCATGAATGAGCTGGCGATCGCTTACATTCTGCAGGGGGTCCTGAAGGCCCTCGACTACATCCACCACATGGGATATGTACACAG GAGTGTCAAAGCCAGCCACATCCTGATCTCTGTGGATGGGAAGGTCTACCTGTCTGGTTTGCGCAGCAACCTCAGCATGATAAGCCATGGGCAGCGGCAGCGAGTGGTCCACGATTTTCCAAAGTACAGTGTCAAGGTTCTGCCGTGGCTCAGCCCCGAGGTCCTCCAGCAG AATCTCCAGGGTTATGATGCCAAATCTGACATCTACAGTGTGGGAATCACAGCCTGTGAACTGGCCAACGGCCACGTCCCCTTTAAGGATATGCCTGCCACCCAG ATGCTGCTAGAGAAACTAAACGGCACAGTGCCCTGCCTGTTGGATACCAGCACCATCCCTGCCGAGGAGCTGACCATGAGCCCTTCGCGCTCAGTGGCCAACTCTGGCCTGAGTGACAGCCTGACCACCAGCACCCCACGGCCCTCCAATGGCGACTCGCCTTCCCACCCCTACCACCGAACCTTCTCCCCCTACTTCCACCACTTTGTGGAGCAGTGCCTTCAGCGCAACCCGGATGCCAG gCCCAGTGCCAGCACCCTCCTGAACCACTCTTTCTTCAAGCAG ATCAAGCGACGTGCCTCAGAGGCTTTGCCTGAATTGCTTCGTCCTGTCACCCCCATCACCAATTTTGAGAGCAGCCAGTCTCAGGACCATAGTGGAATCTTTGGCCTGGTAACAAACCTGGAAGAGCTGGAGGTGGATGATTGGGAGTTCTGA
- the LOC119622067 gene encoding uncharacterized protein yields MTCWRWKPRVETRHPLGSARGSQSGGPRQSGPSLQAAVCAPRAGTPLGVRGGRGRRGRDEKPLTRPDPGPHCPAPRPGVQASAGQPLDSARGPRPPRPSVADLAPRGLDPRPRRREPSQRVSAPPSRGPDLKRGLETVRPGPERLADSPGPHGWPSPHTPRHLPWFRSRTRPLPPRLSPGPAWAAGRDLSPGAHGCDEGADASYRRCQWSPSGRRRHRLIAAPPPPAPAPRPPIGSAAPGAASGARAPPPTPLRALSSPRRRPRLCLSPAPAPRSRLLSAPRAPRSHASGTGRAVCPSRR; encoded by the exons ATGACTTGTTGGAGGTGGAAGCCTCGGGTGGAGACGCGGCACCCGCTGGGTTCTGCAAGGGGAAGTCAGTCGGGAGGGCCCCGCCAGTCCGGCCCCAGCCTGCAGG CCGCCGTGTGCGCCCCGCGGGCGGGGACCCCGCTTGGGGTGAGGGGAGGTCGGGGCAGGCGGGGCCGCGATGAGAAGCCGCTGACCCGACCTGACCCCGGCCCTCACTGCCCCGCGCCGCGCCCGGGCGTCCAGGCCTCGGCTGGGCAGCCCCTGGACAGCGCCCGAGGtccccgcccgccccgcccctcgGTCGCGGACCTGGCCCCGCGCGGACTGGACCCCAGACCCCGACGCCGCGAGCCCAGCCAGCGGGTCTCGGCTCCGCCCAGCCGGGGGCCGGACCTGAAGCGAGGACTCGAGACTGTGCGCCCCGGGCCAGAGCGGCTCGCGGACTCGCCGGGACCCCACGGGTGGCCCTCACCCCACACCCCTCGGCACCTCCCCTGGTTCCGGAGCCGGACGCGGCCCCTCCCCCCGCGGCTCTCACCAGGCCCGGCCTGGGCCGCGGGGCGGGATCTGTCTCCGGGGGCGCACGGGTGCGATGAGGGCGCGGACGCGAGCTACCGCCGCTGCCAGTGGTCCCCGagcggccgccgccgccaccgccttATCGCTGCGCCGCCCCCGCCGGCCCCCGCCCCGCGCCCGCCCATTGGCTCCGCCGCGCCCGGAGCCGCCTCCGGGGCCCGGGCGCCGCCGCCGACCCCCCTCCGCGCTTTGTCTTCCCCTCGCCGCCGTCCCCGCCTTTGTCTGTCCCCCGCTCCGGCTCCGCGCTCCCGGCTGCTCAGCGCCCCGCGGGCCCCGCGCTCGCATGCCTCGGGCACCGGCCGCGCCGTCTGTCCATCCCGACGGTGA
- the STRADA gene encoding STE20-related kinase adapter protein alpha isoform X3 produces MSFLVSKPERIRTNDASSESIASFSKQEVMSSFLPEGGCYELLTVIGKGFEDLMTVNLARYKPTGEYVTVRRINLEACSNEMVTFLQGELHVSKLFNHPNIVPYRATFIADNELWVVTSFMAYGSAKDLICTHFMDGMNELAIAYILQGVLKALDYIHHMGYVHRSVKASHILISVDGKVYLSGLRSNLSMISHGQRQRVVHDFPKYSVKVLPWLSPEVLQQNLQGYDAKSDIYSVGITACELANGHVPFKDMPATQMLLEKLNGTVPCLLDTSTIPAEELTMSPSRSVANSGLSDSLTTSTPRPSNGDSPSHPYHRTFSPYFHHFVEQCLQRNPDARPSASTLLNHSFFKQIKRRASEALPELLRPVTPITNFESSQSQDHSGIFGLVTNLEELEVDDWEF; encoded by the exons accaATGATGCGAGCTCAGAGTCAATAGCATCCTTCTCTAAACAGGAGGTCATGAGTAGCTTTCTGCCAGAGGGAGGGTGTTACGAGCTGCTCACTGTGATAG GCAAAGGATTTGAGGACCTGATGACTGTGAATCTAGCGAGGTACAAACCAACGGGAGAGTATGTGACTGTACGGAGGATTAACCTAGAAGCTTGTTCCAATGAGATGGTAACATTCTTGCAG GGTGAGCTGCATGTCTCCAAACTCTTCAACCATCCTAATATTGTGCCATATCGAGCCACTTTTATTGCAGACAATGAGCTGTGGGTTGTCACATCATTCATGGCATATG GTTCTGCAAAGGATCTCATCTGTACACACTTCATGGATGGCATGAATGAGCTGGCGATCGCTTACATTCTGCAGGGGGTCCTGAAGGCCCTCGACTACATCCACCACATGGGATATGTACACAG GAGTGTCAAAGCCAGCCACATCCTGATCTCTGTGGATGGGAAGGTCTACCTGTCTGGTTTGCGCAGCAACCTCAGCATGATAAGCCATGGGCAGCGGCAGCGAGTGGTCCACGATTTTCCAAAGTACAGTGTCAAGGTTCTGCCGTGGCTCAGCCCCGAGGTCCTCCAGCAG AATCTCCAGGGTTATGATGCCAAATCTGACATCTACAGTGTGGGAATCACAGCCTGTGAACTGGCCAACGGCCACGTCCCCTTTAAGGATATGCCTGCCACCCAG ATGCTGCTAGAGAAACTAAACGGCACAGTGCCCTGCCTGTTGGATACCAGCACCATCCCTGCCGAGGAGCTGACCATGAGCCCTTCGCGCTCAGTGGCCAACTCTGGCCTGAGTGACAGCCTGACCACCAGCACCCCACGGCCCTCCAATGGCGACTCGCCTTCCCACCCCTACCACCGAACCTTCTCCCCCTACTTCCACCACTTTGTGGAGCAGTGCCTTCAGCGCAACCCGGATGCCAG gCCCAGTGCCAGCACCCTCCTGAACCACTCTTTCTTCAAGCAG ATCAAGCGACGTGCCTCAGAGGCTTTGCCTGAATTGCTTCGTCCTGTCACCCCCATCACCAATTTTGAGAGCAGCCAGTCTCAGGACCATAGTGGAATCTTTGGCCTGGTAACAAACCTGGAAGAGCTGGAGGTGGATGATTGGGAGTTCTGA
- the STRADA gene encoding STE20-related kinase adapter protein alpha isoform X5 — MSSFLPEGGCYELLTVIGKGFEDLMTVNLARYKPTGEYVTVRRINLEACSNEMVTFLQGELHVSKLFNHPNIVPYRATFIADNELWVVTSFMAYGSAKDLICTHFMDGMNELAIAYILQGVLKALDYIHHMGYVHRSVKASHILISVDGKVYLSGLRSNLSMISHGQRQRVVHDFPKYSVKVLPWLSPEVLQQNLQGYDAKSDIYSVGITACELANGHVPFKDMPATQMLLEKLNGTVPCLLDTSTIPAEELTMSPSRSVANSGLSDSLTTSTPRPSNGDSPSHPYHRTFSPYFHHFVEQCLQRNPDARPSASTLLNHSFFKQIKRRASEALPELLRPVTPITNFESSQSQDHSGIFGLVTNLEELEVDDWEF; from the exons ATGAGTAGCTTTCTGCCAGAGGGAGGGTGTTACGAGCTGCTCACTGTGATAG GCAAAGGATTTGAGGACCTGATGACTGTGAATCTAGCGAGGTACAAACCAACGGGAGAGTATGTGACTGTACGGAGGATTAACCTAGAAGCTTGTTCCAATGAGATGGTAACATTCTTGCAG GGTGAGCTGCATGTCTCCAAACTCTTCAACCATCCTAATATTGTGCCATATCGAGCCACTTTTATTGCAGACAATGAGCTGTGGGTTGTCACATCATTCATGGCATATG GTTCTGCAAAGGATCTCATCTGTACACACTTCATGGATGGCATGAATGAGCTGGCGATCGCTTACATTCTGCAGGGGGTCCTGAAGGCCCTCGACTACATCCACCACATGGGATATGTACACAG GAGTGTCAAAGCCAGCCACATCCTGATCTCTGTGGATGGGAAGGTCTACCTGTCTGGTTTGCGCAGCAACCTCAGCATGATAAGCCATGGGCAGCGGCAGCGAGTGGTCCACGATTTTCCAAAGTACAGTGTCAAGGTTCTGCCGTGGCTCAGCCCCGAGGTCCTCCAGCAG AATCTCCAGGGTTATGATGCCAAATCTGACATCTACAGTGTGGGAATCACAGCCTGTGAACTGGCCAACGGCCACGTCCCCTTTAAGGATATGCCTGCCACCCAG ATGCTGCTAGAGAAACTAAACGGCACAGTGCCCTGCCTGTTGGATACCAGCACCATCCCTGCCGAGGAGCTGACCATGAGCCCTTCGCGCTCAGTGGCCAACTCTGGCCTGAGTGACAGCCTGACCACCAGCACCCCACGGCCCTCCAATGGCGACTCGCCTTCCCACCCCTACCACCGAACCTTCTCCCCCTACTTCCACCACTTTGTGGAGCAGTGCCTTCAGCGCAACCCGGATGCCAG gCCCAGTGCCAGCACCCTCCTGAACCACTCTTTCTTCAAGCAG ATCAAGCGACGTGCCTCAGAGGCTTTGCCTGAATTGCTTCGTCCTGTCACCCCCATCACCAATTTTGAGAGCAGCCAGTCTCAGGACCATAGTGGAATCTTTGGCCTGGTAACAAACCTGGAAGAGCTGGAGGTGGATGATTGGGAGTTCTGA
- the STRADA gene encoding STE20-related kinase adapter protein alpha isoform X2, protein MSFLRWVSEKFIVEGLRDLELFGEQPPGDTRRKTNDASSESIASFSKQEVMSSFLPEGGCYELLTVIGKGFEDLMTVNLARYKPTGEYVTVRRINLEACSNEMVTFLQGELHVSKLFNHPNIVPYRATFIADNELWVVTSFMAYGSAKDLICTHFMDGMNELAIAYILQGVLKALDYIHHMGYVHRSVKASHILISVDGKVYLSGLRSNLSMISHGQRQRVVHDFPKYSVKVLPWLSPEVLQQNLQGYDAKSDIYSVGITACELANGHVPFKDMPATQMLLEKLNGTVPCLLDTSTIPAEELTMSPSRSVANSGLSDSLTTSTPRPSNGDSPSHPYHRTFSPYFHHFVEQCLQRNPDARPSASTLLNHSFFKQIKRRASEALPELLRPVTPITNFESSQSQDHSGIFGLVTNLEELEVDDWEF, encoded by the exons AGCAGCCTCCGGGTGACACTCGGAGAAAA accaATGATGCGAGCTCAGAGTCAATAGCATCCTTCTCTAAACAGGAGGTCATGAGTAGCTTTCTGCCAGAGGGAGGGTGTTACGAGCTGCTCACTGTGATAG GCAAAGGATTTGAGGACCTGATGACTGTGAATCTAGCGAGGTACAAACCAACGGGAGAGTATGTGACTGTACGGAGGATTAACCTAGAAGCTTGTTCCAATGAGATGGTAACATTCTTGCAG GGTGAGCTGCATGTCTCCAAACTCTTCAACCATCCTAATATTGTGCCATATCGAGCCACTTTTATTGCAGACAATGAGCTGTGGGTTGTCACATCATTCATGGCATATG GTTCTGCAAAGGATCTCATCTGTACACACTTCATGGATGGCATGAATGAGCTGGCGATCGCTTACATTCTGCAGGGGGTCCTGAAGGCCCTCGACTACATCCACCACATGGGATATGTACACAG GAGTGTCAAAGCCAGCCACATCCTGATCTCTGTGGATGGGAAGGTCTACCTGTCTGGTTTGCGCAGCAACCTCAGCATGATAAGCCATGGGCAGCGGCAGCGAGTGGTCCACGATTTTCCAAAGTACAGTGTCAAGGTTCTGCCGTGGCTCAGCCCCGAGGTCCTCCAGCAG AATCTCCAGGGTTATGATGCCAAATCTGACATCTACAGTGTGGGAATCACAGCCTGTGAACTGGCCAACGGCCACGTCCCCTTTAAGGATATGCCTGCCACCCAG ATGCTGCTAGAGAAACTAAACGGCACAGTGCCCTGCCTGTTGGATACCAGCACCATCCCTGCCGAGGAGCTGACCATGAGCCCTTCGCGCTCAGTGGCCAACTCTGGCCTGAGTGACAGCCTGACCACCAGCACCCCACGGCCCTCCAATGGCGACTCGCCTTCCCACCCCTACCACCGAACCTTCTCCCCCTACTTCCACCACTTTGTGGAGCAGTGCCTTCAGCGCAACCCGGATGCCAG gCCCAGTGCCAGCACCCTCCTGAACCACTCTTTCTTCAAGCAG ATCAAGCGACGTGCCTCAGAGGCTTTGCCTGAATTGCTTCGTCCTGTCACCCCCATCACCAATTTTGAGAGCAGCCAGTCTCAGGACCATAGTGGAATCTTTGGCCTGGTAACAAACCTGGAAGAGCTGGAGGTGGATGATTGGGAGTTCTGA
- the LIMD2 gene encoding LIM domain-containing protein 2 — protein sequence MFQAAGAAQATPSHDAKGGGSSTVQRSKSFSLRAQVKETCAACQKTVYPMERLVADKLIFHNSCFCCKHCHTKLSLGSYAALHGEFYCKPHFQQLFKSKGNYDEGFGRKQHKELWAHKEVDPGTKTA from the exons ATGTTCCAGGCTGCAGGAGCCGCCCAGGCCACCCCCTCTCAT GACGCCAAAGGCGGCGGCAGCAGCACGGTGCAGCGCTCCAAG TCCTTCAGCCTGCGGGCCCAGGTGAAGGAGACCTGCGCCGCCTGCCAGAAGACCGTGTACCCCATGGAGCGGCTGGTGGCCGACAAGCTCATTTTCCACAACTCTTGCTTCTGCTGCAAGCACTGTCACACCAAGCTCAG cctgggcagctatGCCGCGCTGCACGGGGAGTTCTACTGCAAACCCCACTTCCAGCAGCTGTTTAAGAGCAAAGGCAACTACGACGAGGGGTTTGGCCGCAAGCAACACAAGGAGCTCTGGGCCCACAAGGAGGTGGACCCCGGCACCAAGACGGCCTGA
- the STRADA gene encoding STE20-related kinase adapter protein alpha isoform X1 produces the protein MSFLVSKPERIRRWVSEKFIVEGLRDLELFGEQPPGDTRRKTNDASSESIASFSKQEVMSSFLPEGGCYELLTVIGKGFEDLMTVNLARYKPTGEYVTVRRINLEACSNEMVTFLQGELHVSKLFNHPNIVPYRATFIADNELWVVTSFMAYGSAKDLICTHFMDGMNELAIAYILQGVLKALDYIHHMGYVHRSVKASHILISVDGKVYLSGLRSNLSMISHGQRQRVVHDFPKYSVKVLPWLSPEVLQQNLQGYDAKSDIYSVGITACELANGHVPFKDMPATQMLLEKLNGTVPCLLDTSTIPAEELTMSPSRSVANSGLSDSLTTSTPRPSNGDSPSHPYHRTFSPYFHHFVEQCLQRNPDARPSASTLLNHSFFKQIKRRASEALPELLRPVTPITNFESSQSQDHSGIFGLVTNLEELEVDDWEF, from the exons AGCAGCCTCCGGGTGACACTCGGAGAAAA accaATGATGCGAGCTCAGAGTCAATAGCATCCTTCTCTAAACAGGAGGTCATGAGTAGCTTTCTGCCAGAGGGAGGGTGTTACGAGCTGCTCACTGTGATAG GCAAAGGATTTGAGGACCTGATGACTGTGAATCTAGCGAGGTACAAACCAACGGGAGAGTATGTGACTGTACGGAGGATTAACCTAGAAGCTTGTTCCAATGAGATGGTAACATTCTTGCAG GGTGAGCTGCATGTCTCCAAACTCTTCAACCATCCTAATATTGTGCCATATCGAGCCACTTTTATTGCAGACAATGAGCTGTGGGTTGTCACATCATTCATGGCATATG GTTCTGCAAAGGATCTCATCTGTACACACTTCATGGATGGCATGAATGAGCTGGCGATCGCTTACATTCTGCAGGGGGTCCTGAAGGCCCTCGACTACATCCACCACATGGGATATGTACACAG GAGTGTCAAAGCCAGCCACATCCTGATCTCTGTGGATGGGAAGGTCTACCTGTCTGGTTTGCGCAGCAACCTCAGCATGATAAGCCATGGGCAGCGGCAGCGAGTGGTCCACGATTTTCCAAAGTACAGTGTCAAGGTTCTGCCGTGGCTCAGCCCCGAGGTCCTCCAGCAG AATCTCCAGGGTTATGATGCCAAATCTGACATCTACAGTGTGGGAATCACAGCCTGTGAACTGGCCAACGGCCACGTCCCCTTTAAGGATATGCCTGCCACCCAG ATGCTGCTAGAGAAACTAAACGGCACAGTGCCCTGCCTGTTGGATACCAGCACCATCCCTGCCGAGGAGCTGACCATGAGCCCTTCGCGCTCAGTGGCCAACTCTGGCCTGAGTGACAGCCTGACCACCAGCACCCCACGGCCCTCCAATGGCGACTCGCCTTCCCACCCCTACCACCGAACCTTCTCCCCCTACTTCCACCACTTTGTGGAGCAGTGCCTTCAGCGCAACCCGGATGCCAG gCCCAGTGCCAGCACCCTCCTGAACCACTCTTTCTTCAAGCAG ATCAAGCGACGTGCCTCAGAGGCTTTGCCTGAATTGCTTCGTCCTGTCACCCCCATCACCAATTTTGAGAGCAGCCAGTCTCAGGACCATAGTGGAATCTTTGGCCTGGTAACAAACCTGGAAGAGCTGGAGGTGGATGATTGGGAGTTCTGA